A window of Benincasa hispida cultivar B227 chromosome 9, ASM972705v1, whole genome shotgun sequence genomic DNA:
TCTTTAATTGCAGTGACGGAATAAAGCAGTTGCATCTTTCGTGTAGTGCCTTCGTAATCGTTCACCTCGATCATTGCAAAGAAatcattgagagggtcaaataaaaacAGAGTTAGCAAAATCGTTTTTCACGATCTTTCACCACGAtcgcattttttttaaagatataaaGACAAATATACGATAACAGATAAAAGCAAGGTAACGAAAGTTCATGAAGCATTGATAGGAAGAAGGACATTCCAAAAGGATtgtgtccctgatgagtttgagttgcatagtaactcagggactgcttatttAAATTTGGACTTTTTATGTCCACGAcgactttctcttcttttctcggtcTTCTGAGATTTTGATTGCCTTAATCCAAATTTTTTCCCCGTTAACGTTCATCATGATCTCccccttgtacacatcaatttgagcgcgactgGTCGAGAGGAATgatcgtcccaatatgatgggcacatcttcgtccgctttataatccaaaacgATGAAGTCTGTCGGCAAGATGAATCTGTCAATTGAGACCGCAACATCTTTCAACTCTCTCTCGAGATGTATTCGAGATCTCTCCGCAAGAAGAAGATTCTCCGTCGTGGAGTGAGTTTGCCCATATTTAATCGTTTGAAGATGGACAGTCgcattaagtttatactcgccccaagattgCATAGTGCTTGACCAATATAGACCCCTCAAATTGAGCATAGTATCGTGAAGATTcttgggtcgcacattttttgtgggatcatagtATTTTGCGTTATGCCACTATAGCGATCttatcttcatcattttgtttctttttcaatttttgtgagAATGGTGGCAGCTGGACTTCTTCTATCTCGTGTTCTAGAGGCTTGAAGGTGGAGGCAACTTCTGGGTTCATCTTCTCAGGCACTTCTGAATCATATGTCAATGGGTCCTcggttgtcaccgcattcaagttggtcatgATGGGTTCCTCCCCTACTTCCGCTATCATTTTTTCGCTTAGCAAAGAGACTGCTCAGCATTGTTCCTTTTCTGTTCCCTCAGAGTTGCGAGAGAGCttagttgagctcggcaacgctctttgcggtctatttttgagTTCGCCCGCGATCTATCCTAgctaaatttcaagattttggATGGACTTCGCTtgattcattcttctcaatatactgctttgacaagctctctaaggatgaagatttCAGTGTCTGCGAACTGCTGGCTTGGTTATGCGTTTGCCATTTGTTCGTGGGAAAAATCCTGATGGCCCTTCCTTTTGCACCACTGGTTGAAAGttgtgttgttgatttttccacgcgaagTTAGGGTAGTTTCTCCACCCAGAGTTGTAAGTGTCAGagaaagggttattctttatgaagcatactgtcTGCGGATTCCTTGGGCATTCTTCAATCTGATGTTCTTCTCCACAGATCACACAACTCGtggtcgtttgagcaattgcgttgacctgccctgtaagaccctaacactaaatctaaagtgggaggttaaatagaaaaatcctaagtaaggatattggCGCAAAGGGTGGAAAACactaaaattatccaaaaaggtgaccaaaagtccaaacgcctatgaagggcttaaacATGTTGGATGCAATAATTCATgaaggatggaagcaagaagacttaaaaaatggctaagggttacatacaaccaacgcaaaggcatacatgagccatACGGACACGGGTAGGAAGCATGCGTCGAGTGAGCATGCTAGGCGTGTAGGCCATGCGTTGAAGCCAAGCGCACAGGCCATGCGCCAAACGCGCAGCCCATGCATCGAGGACAAATGCACAGGTCGTGCGTCAAGCGCGCAACCCATGCGTCCATGGTGTATGTCGAGCGCCCTGCCTATGCATCGAACGGGCAAGCGGGCAAGCCATCTTATGCGTCGAACACTATCGAGTCTGTCGAGCAGCCATGCCTCGATGCCTTATGCTAAGCGCACGCCCATACGGCGAGGCATGCCCACGCGGCCGAGCATGCCTATACCGGCAAAGCGCGCAAGCGCTTAGGCaggcacgcccatgcgtcgatgttTAGCACCGTGCGTCATGGCTTAATAGGCCGAGCAAGCATTGCCTAGCAAGCCATACGTCAAGGGTGAGCGTGCCACCTTATGCTTTGGTGGATGCCGACTtcatgcgatggctaagtggGACTTTTGATGAAGGAAGGTGAGTTGCTATGCGGTTAAGGATAAAAGTAAGGCTAATTAATGAAAAACTTCAAAGGTGAAGATGCCAATTAGTATTACAATGCATAAatctttaaacaatttaaataaagaaatatgttaagtatttaagtgatttaggtggcaaaagaaGAATCACACAAAGTTCTAGCATGAGCGTGGCAAAGAAGATTTATGCAATGGTAAGTTCTTATCACCCCAAGCAGGAGATTGGGTGAAAGAGATTTCATCACAAACgagattttggctggcaagctgagatgagagaaaaaactcaaggctaggctgggTAGACTAAGGGTTGGTAGCCTCcaaaagtgagacaaatgggagttgagttgtcatAGAGGGGTGAGTTCTGAATGGCTATAAATTTAGAGGGGTTGGGCAAGAGGAattattcataccatcacctaAATCTGttgttgagagcatatttagagagttaCGTTTGAGCTTATTAGGCTGCCAATgttgattggagatcaaaaagaaaataaaggttGTGTTTGGTGAGGCATTGATGTCAACCGAGACACAAGCCAGCCCACACCCTGCGTCGTCACGCTTGCAACCTGTAATCCGCCTGGTCCGCGCACCTCGCTCGACGGCCATTTCCCGCGTGCTAGTCCCAGCGCAACGGCCCCCTCGTGCGATGCATCACACCCATGATGCAGCAGCCCCACCGTGCAAACGCAATGCACGCCCAACCACAATGCACGCCTAAACGCGCCAGCCTCCTGTGCGGCCAAGTCACACCCACCCTAACCTACTGGCCCAACGCCCAGCTGCCTACCATGGTTTAAATAACttctaaagaggctaattttgggatttctgctaaattggagtagggtaagctggtattttcattatataatgatatttcagctattttgacattatttattgatataacaagtattaattgaggaatttccattgatatggaggaattctcaggaaggtattctcaaggtcattttagtggaaaaatttGCTTgcggtgagtgtttacttaattttatgcgttgatatatggataaatgcatatgtaagtgtaaaatgcatgcttatgatgttatatTGTTTGCCATggtattgtttgtgaaatttctatggaaactgagatatACTCGAACTACATAAGtttagcatgcttaataaaaggtgcttggtagaaaaatatagtcggcctcggtcggcgggaaataatagtcgatGACGATcgacgggaaatatagtcaagttacctaagcatgactagcgggaaaagAATTTTCGATGTGCACATTAGCGGGAAAAGTgagttataggaaagtttccataaaaagttgttatgattgataaTATGTCCATGATATGAACATGCCACGTATAGCATAGAACTGGAGGGTGATGATTGAATGAAattacacatgatcatgcataaattctACTGAatttgtgattatgtgattgacttcccaaaaatatgttttgcaaagtgattattattttaaaagcaccactcactgggcttagtagctcacactcttccaaatgttttcttatatcctcCCCCTCCCCCCAGGTAACAAAGCGGAGCgttcaggaaggagtctactaaccaccaaCACACTCGGACTTGGtaaattgaactatgtgtatgaaagttagatagagtgTTGTAAAGATATTGAAATCTTAAATAGATAAGGGggaaaatgttaaatttaaatgttatcTTGGAATACCACTGGTGTACCCTCACGCTCCATTCCAAGTCTTgggggctaaggctagggagggggtgtgacagcttggtatcagagcaaaagtCTACGTAAAACCTGGGAAAAGTTGAGTCTAGCATAAGTATAAAAGGaatctagaaaaaaaatgataaaggaAAAAGGGATAGGTTAAAGCCAAAGCGGCATCAGGAAAAGGCTTACCTAAGGTAGAAAAGCCAGATAATATTAGAAGATAGGCTAGGTAAAAACCTAAAAAggaataaatataatgaaatatacTAGGACCTAAAGTGGAATCAGGAAAGgttaggaaaaagaaataagaaataataAGTGGACATAgaaaaacatgagaaaggggaagtgaaaataaagaaattagtaagtaataacctgaataaTGTCCTCTGTAGGAAATGAATTCGAGCAGATAAGACTGGTGGTGGAATGACTCCAAAACGCAAGCTGGAGACCGCGGCGCTAACCCAGGAGAAAACCCTAAAAGATCTGAGAATAGTGTAAACAATAATACTGAATATCCTATTATCTTGAACAATGCAAATTTAGTGGGATCTCGAACTAACATGGGATGTCCACAATGTGGTAAAAATCATAGCGGTCTGTATCTGAAAGGGACCAGAATTTTCTATGGATGTGACAAGGTTGGCCATATCTGAAAAAATTGTTATACTTTTCAGAGAAAAACAAGAGAGATCCAAGAAAAATATCAACGGGAACTGGCCAGAGGTTCGAGTTCAGGAAGTAACAACATATTGCCTGAATTGACGGTCGACCAAGAATGGGCGCGTGCAACAAAGAAGGATATTCCTCGATGTATCGTGATTGAATTCGAGGAACAACCCACCTATGACTCTAACAACGCGGAATCCTATAAATTCTGTATTTTCTGTAAGGAAATAAGACATGTTCAAGAGAGGTGTGTATGGAGAAACGAGAGGATGCGCCTTAACTTTGAAAACTTACTACTACCGGAGAATGAGTAAACAAGTAACTATGTAGACTAAAGAAAACTACTAATGTAAATAGCAacaatgtttataaataaaaatagtatgtTGATAACATATGTCTAATTTATATATGAATGATTGTAGACAAAATGCTGAGAAGTGGAAAACGTAGAATCGGGCAACCCTTTGGGAATGAAAGTGAAAGTGCCTCAAGCCatccaaaagaaaaatccaGAGAGGAAGaacaaatgaataaattcaCCCAAAGACTTCAAGCAAGCTTAGAAAATATACAACCTGATCTCAAGAAGAAATATGGGATAGAACGATTAAAGGCATTGGGAGCCACAAACTTTGAAGGAACAAAAGATCCTGCAAATGCAGAAGCATGGatgaatcaaatagaaaaatatttcgAGGTGATGAGATGCCCTAAAAACCGTAAGGTAAGTCTTGCCACATTCTTACTGCAAAAACAGGCAGAAGATTGGtggaagctactaaagaatagGAGGGGCAATCAAGAAGAAATATGTTGGGAGGAATTTCGAAAAGCATTTTTCGAAAGATTCTATCCTCGATCATTCAGGGATAGGAAACAAGATGAATTCCTACAGCTCATGCAGGGAAACATGACTATAGTGGAATATGAATTAAAGTATACGAAGCTATCCAAGTATGCTTTAAACATAGTGGTGGATGAAAAGGAACGTTGTCGGAGGTTTGAAACGGGATTAAGACAAGAGATTCGAACTCCTGTTACAGCAACCGCAGAATGGGGAGAATTTTCAAGACTAATAGAAGTCGTGATGAGAGTAGAAAGAAGTTTAATGACGGAAGAAGTAAGACCGGAAAGAGACTCATCAATGAGTAGGTGGCGGAGGGAAAAACCAAGAAATTTTACACCCAGGGTAGAAAGCAGAAGTGgatggaaaagaagagaagTTACCAACACTAAAGCAAACCCTGAACGGGAGAGCCAAATAAAGGAGTCAATGGTGAGTGTTAACCAAAGACTAAGATGTCCGGTCTGTAATAAATATCACTGGGGAAGGTGTTGGAAGCAAACCCAAGAACGATCACACACGTATTTTAAGTGTGGCAGACCAGGACACTTTAAACGAGAATGTCCTAAGTTAATGGATACTGGAAATGTACAACCACCAAACAACCCGGGAGGAAGATGAACGACGGTTGAGGGATGATGAACTATAGGAGGGAGAAAAGAGGAAACAGGAAAAAAGATGTTGGGGAAACTATATGGACTAACTCAAGATAGGAAAGACAATATGTCGGTGGtgggaaaagggaaagagaaattTTTAGAAGACTAGAATAAAAAGTCATGGTGTAATAAAACTATATGAggcaaattattaaataaaagttttgttgtaaaataagtttcatttaatttcgaggacgaaattattTTAAAGGGGGTTGtaaatgtaagaccctaacactaaatctaaagtgggaagttaaatagaaaaatcctaagtaaggatattggaGCAAAGGGTGAAAAACactaaaattatccaaaaaggtgaccaaaattccaaacgcctatgaagggcttaaacATGTTAGACGCAAGAATGCATgaaggatggaagcaagaaaacttggaaaatggctaagggttgcatacaaccaacgcaaaggcatacatgagccatgcGGACACGGGTAGAAAGCATGCGTCGAGTGAGCATGCTAGGCGTGCAGGCCATGCATTAAAGCCAAGCGCCAAGCACGTAGCCCATGCGTTGAGGACAAGCGCACAGGTCGTGCCTCAAGCACgtagcccatgcgtcgatggtgtatGCTGAGCACCCTGCCTATGCGTGGAACAGGCAAGCGGGTAAACCATCCTATGCTTCGAATGCTACCAAGTCTGCGGAGCAGCCATGCCTCGATGCCTTATGCCAAGTGCACGCCCATGTAGCGAGGCATGCCCACGCGGCCGAACGTGCATATGCGGCCAAGCACGCAAGTGCTTaggcagcacgcccatgcgtcgatggtcagtACCGTGCGTCCATGCTTAATAGGCCGAGTAAGCATTcctagcaagccatgcgtcaagggtgagcggccaccttatgcattggtgatggccgactcatgcgatggctaagtgggactttgatgaaggaagggtgagttgctatgcgttaaggataaaaggtaaggctaattgatgaAAAACTTCAAGGAAAAATGCCAATGGTATACgagcataagtcttaaacaatttaaatagagaaatatgtttaagtatttaagtgatttaggtggcaaaagaagaatcacacaaagttctagcatgaggtggacaaaggagatttcatgcaatggaagtcttatcaccccaagcaggaggtgggtgaaggagatttcatgcaaaaaaatgagattttggctggcaagctgAGATGAgaactcaaggctaggctgggtagactaagtgttggcagctccaaagtgagacaaatgggagttgagttgtcatAAGGAGgtgagtttggaatggctataaatagaggggttgggcaagaggaatttattcataccatcacctaAATCTTATGTTGATGGCATATTTAGAGAGttacgtttgagttattaggctgtCAAGTTGGttgaagatcaaaagaaacaaaggttgcgTAGGTGAGGCATTGAGTCAGCCGGACGCACAGCCAGCTCATACCCTGCGCGCATGCCTTGCAGCGCTGTGTCCACCCGTCCGCGCACCTTGCTCGACGCATCCCGCGTGCTAGCCCGCGCAACTGCCCCCTCCTGCGACAACATCACGCCCAATGCAGCAGCCCTACCGTGCAACGCAACGCACGCCCAATGCAATGCACGCCTAAACACCGCCAGCCCCCTGTGCGGCACAGCAACGCCCACCTTTGCCTACTGCCCAACGCCCAGCTTCCTACCacggtccaaataacctctaaagaggttaattttgggattttggctaaattggagtagggtaagctggtattttcattaatataatgatatttcggctattttgacattatttattgatataacaagtattaattgaggaatttccattgatatggaggaattctcagaaaggtattctcagagtgattttagtggaaaactTGCTTGCGGTgatgtttacttagttttatgagttgatatgtggataaatgcatatgtaagtgtaaaatgcatgcttatgatgttatttttttttcatggtaTTGTTTGTggaaatttctatggaaactaagattatacccagactacataagttagcatgcttgattAAAAAGttcttggcgggaaaatatagtcagcCTCATTGTGAGTTTGAGGAATTCATCgtaagttttatcaagcagaccaccaagTTGCTGCTGGCGTTGGCAGCCATCTACGATGCAGGGTTTAGttcgtggtagaaaatttccatctgtaTAGTAGTCTGGTAAGCCGTTATGCGGGCAATCTCTTA
This region includes:
- the LOC120084630 gene encoding uncharacterized protein LOC120084630, with product MLRSGKRRIGQPFGNESESASSHPKEKSREEEQMNKFTQRLQASLENIQPDLKKKYGIERLKALGATNFEGTKDPANAEAWMNQIEKYFEVMRCPKNRKVSLATFLLQKQAEDWWKLLKNRRGNQEEICWEEFRKAFFERFYPRSFRDRKQDEFLQLMQGNMTIVEYELKYTKLSKYALNIVVDEKERCRRFETGLRQEIRTPVTATAEWGEFSRLIEVVMRVERSLMTEEVRPERDSSMSRWRREKPRNFTPRVESRSGWKRREVTNTKANPERESQIKESMVSVNQRLRCPVCNKYHWGRCWKQTQERSHTYFKCGRPGHFKRECPKLMDTGNVQPPNNPGGR